The following proteins are encoded in a genomic region of Acidobacteriota bacterium:
- a CDS encoding TonB-dependent receptor, producing the protein MNRTARAILLLLAVASPAWCADPPPADAPTPPAIRDTVIVSASLAPAELDQATRDVTVIPGDTLRRWPVRRVTDVLALAAAVDFQPTVAGGLFGDIHLRGSNAAGVVVCIDGVRWNDPQTAHFNMELPVPPELIERVEIQTGSNSVFFGADAVGGVVNIITRRTGPERIRLEVSGGSFGSAGASAAGSARLGSGFMQVFAGLSRSDGFTANRDYRLGQVWAGFTQPHRLGETTLDYGHLDNAFGAQGFYGPYPSWEHTQSHGLFWRNALTGGPFRSVPTRVDLAWRQHKDDYILVRDHPELYRNHHDNRTLQIQVHSVAADTPRWRCTAGLELRHAALASRRLGDHGAGQAAGMMELQWFPAPPYIVQGTLRVDRFTGYGTVWTPGLGVAWLPAGDWKLRAFAGRAFRTPSFTERYYWSPANMGNPDLAPERAVTLEGGADWYGAAGTCVSATVFVRRDDEMIDWIRAAPADPWRAANVGRATVAGGAVQAAVPLGERLQLQAGYAFNDLAYGEAVDYESKYALDHCRHHLSAQLTGSWSGGGTWSVSMHHKARAGVGERYTLLAAQAARRWRVFELYIRGENLLGESYQEVQGVPMPGRAAYAGLRVELPLAAP; encoded by the coding sequence ATGAACCGAACCGCACGTGCCATCCTGCTGCTGCTGGCGGTCGCGTCGCCGGCTTGGTGCGCGGACCCGCCGCCTGCGGACGCCCCGACCCCGCCGGCGATCCGGGACACGGTGATCGTCTCGGCCTCGCTGGCTCCGGCGGAGCTGGACCAGGCCACCCGCGACGTGACGGTCATCCCGGGCGACACGTTGCGCCGGTGGCCGGTCCGGCGGGTGACCGATGTGCTGGCCCTGGCGGCGGCGGTGGATTTCCAGCCGACGGTGGCCGGCGGATTGTTCGGCGACATCCACCTGCGCGGCTCCAACGCCGCGGGGGTGGTCGTGTGCATCGACGGTGTGCGCTGGAACGACCCGCAGACGGCCCATTTCAACATGGAGCTCCCGGTGCCGCCGGAGCTGATCGAGCGGGTGGAAATCCAGACCGGCTCGAACTCGGTCTTTTTCGGCGCCGACGCGGTGGGCGGGGTGGTGAACATCATCACCCGGCGGACCGGGCCGGAACGCATCCGCCTGGAGGTCTCCGGCGGGTCCTTCGGCAGCGCGGGCGCGTCGGCGGCCGGCTCCGCCCGCCTGGGAAGCGGCTTCATGCAGGTGTTCGCCGGGCTGAGCCGCAGCGACGGGTTCACGGCCAATCGGGACTACCGGCTCGGCCAGGTTTGGGCCGGCTTCACCCAGCCCCACCGGCTGGGTGAGACGACGCTGGATTACGGTCATCTCGACAACGCGTTCGGCGCCCAGGGGTTCTACGGACCCTACCCGTCCTGGGAGCACACGCAGAGCCACGGACTGTTTTGGCGCAACGCGCTGACCGGCGGTCCATTCCGCTCCGTGCCCACCCGGGTGGATCTGGCGTGGCGGCAGCACAAGGACGACTACATCCTGGTGCGGGACCACCCGGAACTCTACCGGAACCACCACGACAACCGGACCCTGCAGATTCAGGTGCACAGCGTGGCCGCTGACACACCGCGCTGGCGCTGCACGGCCGGCCTGGAACTGCGGCATGCCGCGCTGGCGAGCCGCCGGCTGGGCGACCACGGCGCCGGCCAGGCCGCCGGCATGATGGAGCTCCAATGGTTTCCCGCCCCCCCGTACATCGTACAGGGCACGCTGCGGGTGGACCGTTTCACCGGCTACGGGACGGTCTGGACGCCGGGGCTGGGCGTGGCCTGGTTGCCCGCCGGCGACTGGAAGCTGCGGGCCTTCGCCGGCCGGGCGTTCCGCACCCCTTCCTTCACGGAGCGGTACTACTGGAGCCCGGCCAACATGGGGAATCCGGACCTGGCGCCGGAGCGGGCGGTGACCCTGGAGGGCGGCGCGGACTGGTACGGGGCCGCCGGGACGTGCGTGTCGGCGACGGTCTTCGTCCGCCGGGACGACGAAATGATCGATTGGATCCGCGCCGCGCCAGCCGACCCGTGGCGGGCCGCCAACGTCGGCCGGGCCACCGTCGCCGGCGGCGCCGTCCAGGCCGCGGTGCCGCTGGGCGAACGGCTCCAGCTCCAGGCCGGGTACGCCTTCAACGACCTGGCGTACGGCGAGGCGGTGGACTACGAGTCGAAGTACGCGCTGGACCACTGCCGGCATCACCTGTCGGCCCAGCTGACCGGATCGTGGAGCGGCGGCGGCACCTGGAGCGTCTCGATGCACCACAAAGCCCGGGCCGGCGTCGGCGAGCGGTATACGCTGCTGGCGGCTCAGGCGGCCCGGCGCTGGCGTGTCTTCGAACTGTACATCCGGGGGGAAAACCTGCTGGGGGAATCCTACCAAGAAGTTCAGGGCGTGCCCATGCCCGGCCGTGCCGCCTATGCCGGTCTGCGGGTGGAGCTGCCGCTGGCCGCACCGTAG
- a CDS encoding cytochrome c, with translation MNRPSRIMTRPGTKALGLAALLFVLFATVQAAGGPAPRTGEQIYLAACSHCHGVDGRGVPADQLLLPVPLPDFTDCQFAPREPDSDWAAVMHEGGPARAFHRTMPAFGDALSGDEIQLALNHVRTFCAEKSWPRGELNFPKALITEKAFPEDELLVVSSVALEGDGAVANKVIYEKRFGDRNQIELVFPFAAHDRTDGSWQGGLGDMAFAFKRVLAANWRTGTIVSLTGELVFPTGSEARGFGSGCFTVEPFITFGQALPADSFIQFQGGFGFPIDDQADNEAFWRTALGKTFTQGISGRSWTPMVEFLGSRELADGKSTDWDVVPQLQVSLSQRQHILFNVGLRLPVTDTGPRRTQLVMYLLWDWFDGGFLQGW, from the coding sequence ATGAACAGACCATCCCGCATCATGACGCGACCGGGGACAAAGGCGCTCGGTCTCGCAGCGCTACTGTTCGTCCTGTTCGCGACGGTCCAGGCCGCCGGCGGACCGGCGCCGCGGACCGGGGAGCAGATCTACCTCGCGGCCTGCTCCCACTGCCACGGGGTTGACGGCCGGGGAGTCCCGGCGGATCAACTTTTACTGCCCGTCCCTTTACCCGACTTCACCGACTGCCAGTTCGCCCCCCGCGAGCCCGATTCGGACTGGGCCGCAGTGATGCATGAGGGCGGCCCCGCCCGGGCGTTCCACCGCACCATGCCGGCGTTCGGCGATGCGCTGTCCGGCGACGAGATCCAGTTGGCGCTCAACCACGTCCGCACCTTCTGCGCGGAGAAATCCTGGCCCCGCGGCGAACTGAACTTCCCCAAGGCGCTGATCACCGAGAAGGCCTTCCCCGAAGACGAGCTCCTGGTGGTGTCGTCGGTAGCGCTGGAGGGGGACGGCGCCGTCGCCAACAAGGTGATCTACGAGAAGCGGTTTGGCGACCGGAACCAGATCGAGCTGGTGTTCCCCTTCGCCGCCCACGACCGGACGGACGGCAGCTGGCAGGGCGGCCTCGGCGACATGGCGTTCGCCTTCAAGCGGGTGCTGGCCGCCAACTGGCGGACCGGGACCATCGTCAGCCTCACGGGCGAGCTGGTGTTCCCCACCGGCAGCGAGGCCAGGGGCTTCGGCAGCGGCTGCTTCACCGTGGAGCCGTTCATCACCTTCGGCCAGGCGCTGCCGGCTGACAGTTTCATCCAATTCCAAGGCGGGTTCGGATTCCCCATCGATGACCAGGCCGATAATGAGGCCTTTTGGAGGACCGCTCTCGGCAAGACCTTCACCCAGGGGATCAGTGGCCGGAGCTGGACCCCGATGGTCGAGTTCCTCGGTTCCCGGGAGCTGGCGGACGGCAAATCCACCGACTGGGACGTGGTCCCCCAGCTGCAGGTGTCGCTGAGCCAGCGGCAGCACATCCTGTTCAACGTGGGGCTCCGTCTGCCCGTCACCGACACCGGGCCGCGCCGAACCCAACTGGTCATGTACCTGTTGTGGGACTGGTTCGACGGCGGATTCCTGCAGGGCTGGTAA